From the unidentified bacterial endosymbiont genome, one window contains:
- a CDS encoding alpha-2-macroglobulin family protein — MKPFRLAAISLALLTTFTLAGCDNSNDKPQAAAPVVSATPAAVKTPEKPDAAMLAKLAAQSQGKALTLLDASEVQLDGAATLVLTFSVPLNPDQDFAKTVHVVDKQSGKVDGAWELAPNLKELRLRHLEPNRHLVVTVERDLTALNKATFGIDYEKALTTRDIEPTVGFASRGSLLPGNVVEGLPVMALNVNNVDVNFYRVKPESLASFVSQWEYRSAVSNWESDTLLKMAELVYTGRFDLNPARNTREKLLLPLRDIKPLQQSGVYIAVMNPAGHYNYSNAATLFTLSDIGLSAHRYHNRLDIFTQSLENGAAQSGVTVTLLNDKGQTLAEAKSDADGHAKLETDKEAALILARKDGQTTLLDLKLPALDLAEFDIAGSPGYNKQFFMFGPRDLYRPGETVVLNGLLRDSDGKPLPAQPVKLDVLPPDGQVARTFMVQPENGLYRLNYPLDSGAQTGMWHIRANTGDNLQRLWDFHVEDFMPERMALNLTGQKTPLSVQDNVDFNVVGYYLYGAPANGNALQGQLFLRPLREAVSALPGFQFGDIAEENLSRSLDEVQLTLDEHGRGQVSTESQWKEVHSPLHLILQASLLESGGRPVTRRVEQAIWPATALPGIRPQFASKAVYDYRTDTTVNQPIVDENANASFDIVYADATGAKKAVTGLQVRLVRERRDYYWNWSESDGWESQFDQKDLVEGEQALNLKADETGKVTFPVEWGSYRLEVKAPDDTVSSVRFWAGYSWQDNSDGTGAARPDRVTLKIDKPAYAPGDTIQLHIAAPAAGKGYAMIETSEGPLWWKEIDVPANGLDLAIPVDKAWRRHDLYLSTLVVRPGDKSKSATPKRAVGLLHLPMGDENRRLNIALENVPKMRPNQTLSVKVKASVKEGAVPQKVNVLVSAVDSGVLNITDYVTPDPWQAFFGQKRYGADIYDIYGQVIEGQGRMAALRFGGDGDELKRGGKPPVNHVTIIAQQAQPVELDANGEGAITLPIGDFNGELRLMAQAWTEEDFGSSESKVTVAAPVIAGLNTPRFMASDDTSRLTLDLTNLTDQPQTLNVALTATGKLSLEGAQPQPVELPPGARSTMFIPVRALQGYGDGEISAQVTGLQLPGETFAPLQKHWKIGVRPAFPAQTVNTGAMLNPGESWSAPAQQINGFSSATLQGQLLLSGKPPLNLARYIRELQAYPYGCLEQTTSGLFPSLYTNAAQLSALGIKGDADDKRRAAIDVGISRLLQMQRDDGGFALWDKNGPEEYWLTAYVTDFLVRAGEQGYSVPAEAVNNANSRLLRYLQDPGMMSIRYSDDTQASKFAVQAYASLVLSRQQKAPLGALREIWDRHDQAASGLPLMQLGMALKLMGDAPRSQQALDLALRTPRDDSKNWMADYGSALRDNALMLSLLEEYRLLPDAQTRLLNALSEQAFSQRWLSTQESNALFLAGHSQQTLSGAWQAQTSLSDTALSGDKAQVQNVNGDQLTALQVTNTGTAPLWVRLDSTSYPEYAPQPSSNVLQVERHILATDGSSKSLSSLKSGELVLVWLEVNASQNVPDALVVDLLPAGLELENQNLATSSASLQDSGSEVQNLLIQMQQADIQHMEFRDDRFVAAVPVNEGQPVTLVYLARAVTPGTYQVPVPMVESMYVPQWRATGAASGPLIVVP; from the coding sequence ATGAAACCGTTTCGCTTAGCCGCGATCTCACTCGCGCTACTCACCACGTTTACGCTTGCCGGTTGTGATAACAGCAACGATAAACCCCAGGCTGCGGCTCCCGTGGTATCTGCAACTCCGGCTGCGGTAAAAACGCCGGAAAAACCCGATGCAGCAATGCTTGCGAAACTGGCCGCGCAGAGCCAGGGTAAAGCACTCACTCTGCTGGATGCCTCCGAAGTTCAGCTCGACGGCGCCGCTACGCTGGTGCTGACGTTTTCTGTTCCGCTCAATCCCGATCAGGATTTTGCCAAAACTGTGCACGTGGTGGATAAGCAAAGCGGCAAAGTGGACGGCGCGTGGGAACTCGCGCCGAACCTGAAAGAGCTACGTTTGCGTCACCTGGAGCCAAACCGTCATCTGGTCGTCACCGTTGAGCGCGACTTAACGGCCCTCAACAAAGCCACCTTCGGCATTGATTATGAAAAAGCCCTGACCACCCGGGATATCGAACCGACGGTCGGCTTTGCCAGCCGGGGTTCACTGCTGCCGGGGAATGTGGTGGAAGGCCTCCCGGTAATGGCGCTCAACGTTAATAACGTGGATGTCAATTTCTACCGCGTGAAGCCTGAATCGCTGGCCTCTTTTGTGAGCCAGTGGGAATACCGCAGCGCCGTGAGCAACTGGGAATCCGACACGCTTCTGAAGATGGCCGAGCTGGTCTATACCGGCCGTTTTGACCTCAATCCGGCGCGTAACACGCGTGAAAAACTGTTACTGCCGCTGCGTGACATCAAACCGCTTCAGCAATCCGGCGTCTATATCGCGGTGATGAACCCCGCCGGGCATTACAACTACAGTAATGCCGCCACGCTCTTTACCCTCAGTGATATCGGGCTGTCCGCTCACCGCTATCACAACCGGCTGGATATCTTCACCCAGAGCCTGGAAAACGGGGCGGCGCAGTCAGGCGTGACCGTTACCTTGTTGAACGACAAGGGCCAGACCCTGGCAGAGGCGAAAAGCGACGCTGACGGCCATGCGAAGCTTGAGACTGATAAAGAGGCCGCGCTGATCCTCGCCCGTAAAGACGGGCAGACCACGCTACTTGACCTCAAGCTGCCGGCGCTCGACCTCGCAGAATTCGACATTGCAGGTAGCCCAGGCTACAACAAACAATTCTTTATGTTTGGTCCTCGCGACCTTTACCGCCCGGGCGAAACGGTTGTCCTGAACGGTTTACTGCGCGATAGCGACGGCAAACCGCTGCCCGCCCAGCCGGTAAAACTGGACGTGCTGCCCCCGGACGGGCAGGTGGCGCGTACCTTTATGGTGCAGCCGGAAAACGGTCTCTACCGCCTTAATTATCCGCTCGACAGCGGGGCGCAGACCGGGATGTGGCATATCCGCGCCAACACGGGTGACAACCTGCAACGGCTATGGGATTTCCATGTTGAAGACTTTATGCCGGAGCGTATGGCACTCAACCTGACCGGGCAAAAGACCCCGCTTTCGGTGCAGGATAACGTCGACTTTAACGTGGTGGGCTATTACCTGTATGGCGCGCCGGCTAACGGAAACGCTTTGCAGGGCCAGCTTTTCCTGCGTCCGCTGCGCGAAGCCGTTAGCGCGTTGCCGGGCTTCCAGTTTGGCGATATCGCCGAGGAAAATCTTAGCCGCAGTCTGGACGAAGTCCAGCTAACGCTGGATGAGCACGGGCGCGGTCAGGTCTCCACCGAAAGCCAGTGGAAAGAGGTCCATTCACCTCTGCATCTAATCCTACAGGCCAGCCTGCTGGAGTCGGGCGGTCGGCCGGTGACGCGTCGCGTTGAGCAGGCTATCTGGCCTGCGACCGCACTGCCCGGTATTCGTCCTCAGTTTGCCAGCAAGGCGGTGTATGACTACCGCACCGATACTACCGTCAACCAGCCGATTGTTGATGAAAACGCTAACGCCAGTTTTGATATCGTTTATGCCGACGCCACTGGCGCCAAAAAAGCGGTGACTGGACTGCAGGTTCGCCTGGTCCGCGAGCGCCGGGACTATTACTGGAACTGGTCTGAAAGCGATGGCTGGGAGTCGCAGTTTGATCAAAAAGACCTGGTGGAAGGCGAGCAGGCGCTGAATCTCAAAGCCGATGAAACCGGCAAGGTGACTTTCCCGGTAGAGTGGGGGTCTTATCGCCTGGAAGTCAAAGCGCCTGACGACACTGTCAGCAGCGTTCGCTTCTGGGCGGGCTATAGCTGGCAGGATAACAGCGACGGTACCGGCGCTGCTCGCCCTGACCGGGTAACGCTGAAAATCGACAAACCGGCCTACGCGCCGGGTGACACTATCCAACTGCATATTGCCGCCCCGGCAGCGGGTAAAGGCTATGCGATGATTGAAACCAGCGAAGGGCCGCTGTGGTGGAAAGAGATTGACGTCCCCGCAAACGGACTGGATCTCGCTATTCCGGTGGACAAAGCCTGGAGACGCCACGATCTCTATCTCAGCACGCTGGTGGTGCGCCCTGGCGATAAATCCAAATCGGCCACCCCAAAACGCGCGGTTGGGCTGCTGCATCTGCCGATGGGCGACGAAAATCGCCGCCTGAATATCGCCCTTGAAAATGTGCCGAAAATGCGTCCGAACCAGACCTTGTCGGTGAAGGTTAAAGCCAGCGTCAAAGAGGGCGCGGTACCGCAAAAAGTCAACGTGCTGGTGTCGGCAGTGGACAGCGGCGTACTGAATATTACCGACTACGTCACGCCGGATCCCTGGCAGGCGTTCTTCGGCCAGAAGCGCTATGGCGCGGATATCTATGATATCTACGGCCAGGTGATTGAAGGACAGGGGCGGATGGCCGCGCTACGCTTTGGTGGTGACGGAGATGAACTCAAGCGCGGCGGTAAGCCTCCGGTGAATCACGTCACGATTATTGCCCAGCAGGCGCAGCCCGTTGAGCTTGATGCCAATGGTGAAGGCGCCATTACGCTCCCCATTGGCGATTTTAACGGCGAACTGCGTCTGATGGCGCAGGCCTGGACGGAAGAAGATTTCGGCAGCAGTGAGAGCAAGGTGACTGTCGCCGCGCCGGTCATTGCCGGGCTTAACACGCCACGCTTCATGGCAAGCGATGACACCTCGCGGTTGACGCTGGATCTCACCAACCTGACCGATCAGCCGCAGACGTTGAATGTTGCGCTCACGGCGACTGGCAAATTGTCCCTGGAAGGCGCCCAGCCGCAGCCCGTTGAGCTACCGCCGGGAGCACGCAGCACGATGTTTATTCCGGTGCGTGCGCTCCAGGGCTACGGCGACGGTGAAATCAGCGCTCAGGTTACGGGTCTTCAATTGCCAGGCGAGACCTTCGCCCCGCTGCAGAAGCACTGGAAAATTGGCGTGCGTCCCGCGTTCCCGGCTCAAACGGTGAACACAGGCGCCATGCTGAACCCGGGCGAGTCCTGGAGTGCGCCGGCACAGCAAATCAACGGCTTCTCGTCGGCCACGTTGCAGGGACAACTGTTGCTCAGTGGTAAGCCGCCGCTGAATCTGGCGCGCTATATTCGTGAGCTGCAGGCTTATCCTTATGGTTGTCTGGAACAAACCACCAGCGGCTTGTTCCCGTCACTGTATACCAACGCCGCGCAGCTTTCAGCGCTGGGCATTAAAGGTGATGCGGATGACAAACGTCGCGCGGCGATTGACGTCGGCATCTCCCGCCTCCTGCAAATGCAGCGTGACGACGGAGGCTTTGCTCTGTGGGATAAAAACGGCCCGGAAGAGTACTGGCTGACAGCCTACGTTACAGACTTCCTGGTGCGCGCGGGCGAGCAGGGCTATAGCGTGCCGGCCGAGGCGGTAAATAACGCCAATAGCCGCCTGCTGCGTTACCTGCAGGATCCCGGCATGATGTCTATCCGCTACAGCGACGACACCCAGGCGAGTAAATTCGCGGTGCAGGCCTACGCTTCGCTGGTGCTGTCGCGCCAGCAGAAAGCGCCGCTCGGCGCACTGCGTGAAATCTGGGATCGCCACGATCAAGCGGCTTCGGGTCTGCCGCTGATGCAATTAGGTATGGCGCTTAAGTTAATGGGCGATGCCCCGCGCAGCCAGCAGGCACTGGATTTAGCGCTCAGGACACCGCGTGATGACAGCAAAAACTGGATGGCGGATTACGGCAGTGCGCTTCGCGACAATGCCCTTATGCTCTCTTTGCTGGAAGAGTACCGGCTTCTGCCGGATGCGCAAACCAGGCTGCTGAACGCTTTGTCTGAACAGGCGTTTAGCCAGCGCTGGCTTTCAACCCAGGAAAGCAACGCGCTGTTCCTGGCAGGGCATTCACAACAAACCCTGAGCGGAGCATGGCAGGCGCAAACCTCCTTATCTGATACCGCATTAAGCGGCGATAAAGCACAGGTACAAAATGTTAACGGCGACCAGCTTACTGCGCTGCAGGTGACCAACACCGGCACTGCGCCGCTTTGGGTACGCCTTGATAGCACCAGTTACCCGGAATATGCGCCACAGCCATCGTCAAACGTGCTGCAGGTTGAACGCCACATTCTGGCAACCGACGGCAGCAGTAAATCACTCTCTTCGCTCAAGAGCGGCGAGCTGGTGCTGGTATGGCTGGAAGTCAACGCCAGCCAGAACGTGCCGGATGCGCTGGTGGTGGATCTGCTCCCGGCGGGGCTGGAGCTGGAAAACCAGAATCTGGCAACCAGCAGCGCCAGCCTGCAGGACAGCGGCAGCGAAGTGCAGAATCTGCTAATCCAGATGCAGCAGGCGGACATCCAGCATATGGAATTCCGCGATGACCGCTTTGTCGCGGCGGTACCGGTCAACGAAGGGCAACCGGTCACGCTGGTCTATCTGGCGCGCGCCGTCACGCCGGGAACCTACCAGGTCCCGGTTCCGATGGTGGAATCGATGTATGTGCCGCAGTGGCGGGCAACGGGGGCGGCCAGTGGCCCGCTGATTGTTGTTCCATAA
- the pbpC gene encoding peptidoglycan glycosyltransferase PbpC (penicillin-binding protein 1C), which produces MQKARLIRSRWLWLAGALLVLSGLMIAADRLWPLPLKEVNPARVVVDERGAPLWRFADSEGIWRYPVTIEEVSPRYLAALIQYEDRWFWEHPGVNPFSVLRAAWQDLRSGKVVSGGSTLTMQVARLLDPHPRTVGGKIRQLWRAIQLEWHLSKRDILTLYLNRAPFGGTLQGIGAASWTYLGKPPSQLSYSEAALLAVLPQAPSRLRPDRWPERAQAARNKVLDRMVTHGVWSASLVKASREEPVWLAPRQMPQLAPLFSRMMLNKSRHTKIVTTLDAALQRQLEELAMNWKSRLPARSSLAMIVVDHTDMKVRGWVGSVDINDETRFSHVDMVNAIRSPGSVLKPFIYGMALDEGLIHPASLLQDVPRKTGDYRPGNFDSGFHGPVSMSDALVRSLNLPAIQVLEAYGPKRFAGLLSNAGLPLFLPTGAQPNLSLILGGAGARLADITAAYSAFARHGKAARLRFQPDDPLIERPLLSQGSAWIIRRILAGEAQPLPDGALPQIAPLAWKTGTSYGYRDAWAIGVNARYVIGIWTGRPDGTPVAGQFGFASAVPLLNQVNNLLQSRSPVDEARLPRDPRPQSVGRGVICWPGGQSLPQGSNNCRRRLSTWLLDGSEPPTLLLPGQEGIRGIRFPVWVDKMGKRVAADCPNATENVLDVWPLPLEPWLPPAEKRAARLPASSRECPPLDNSTGAPLMISGIRDGAIIKRLPGEANITLSLTTSGGEGQRWWFLNGEPSESRSPNYSLKLYSPGKYQVLVMDEAGQMATANFELGR; this is translated from the coding sequence ATGCAAAAGGCGCGTCTGATACGCTCTCGCTGGCTGTGGCTGGCGGGAGCGCTTCTCGTTTTATCAGGGCTAATGATCGCCGCTGACCGTCTGTGGCCGCTTCCTCTCAAAGAGGTTAACCCCGCCAGAGTGGTGGTGGATGAGCGGGGCGCTCCGCTGTGGCGTTTTGCCGACAGTGAAGGCATATGGCGTTATCCGGTGACCATTGAAGAGGTTTCGCCGCGCTATCTTGCGGCGCTTATCCAGTATGAAGATCGCTGGTTCTGGGAGCATCCCGGCGTGAATCCGTTCTCTGTGCTGCGCGCCGCCTGGCAGGATCTCCGTTCCGGGAAGGTGGTGTCCGGCGGCAGTACGCTCACCATGCAGGTGGCGCGCCTGCTGGATCCGCATCCGCGTACTGTCGGCGGTAAAATTCGTCAACTCTGGCGCGCTATCCAGCTGGAGTGGCACCTCTCTAAGCGCGATATTCTTACGCTCTATCTCAACCGTGCGCCGTTTGGCGGCACGCTGCAGGGAATCGGCGCGGCAAGCTGGACCTACCTGGGAAAACCCCCTTCGCAGTTGAGCTATTCAGAAGCGGCGCTGCTGGCGGTCCTCCCGCAGGCCCCAAGCCGTTTACGTCCCGACCGCTGGCCGGAACGGGCGCAGGCGGCGCGCAACAAAGTGCTCGACCGCATGGTGACCCATGGCGTCTGGTCCGCCAGCCTGGTTAAAGCGTCCCGTGAAGAACCGGTATGGCTGGCGCCCCGGCAAATGCCGCAGCTGGCGCCGCTTTTTTCACGCATGATGCTCAATAAAAGCCGCCACACCAAAATTGTCACCACGCTCGATGCCGCCCTGCAGCGACAGCTTGAAGAGCTGGCCATGAACTGGAAATCGCGCCTGCCGGCACGCAGTTCGCTGGCGATGATCGTCGTGGATCACACGGACATGAAAGTGCGCGGCTGGGTAGGATCGGTGGATATCAACGATGAGACTCGCTTTAGCCATGTGGATATGGTGAATGCGATCCGATCGCCGGGATCGGTGCTGAAACCCTTTATCTATGGCATGGCGCTGGACGAAGGGCTGATCCATCCCGCCTCATTACTGCAGGATGTGCCGCGAAAAACCGGCGATTATCGCCCAGGGAACTTCGACAGCGGATTTCACGGGCCGGTGAGCATGAGTGACGCTCTGGTGCGTTCCCTCAATCTGCCAGCCATTCAGGTGCTGGAAGCCTACGGACCTAAACGTTTTGCGGGCTTGCTGAGTAACGCAGGGCTACCGCTTTTCCTGCCCACGGGAGCTCAGCCTAATCTGTCGTTGATTCTGGGCGGGGCCGGGGCGCGACTGGCGGACATTACCGCCGCATACAGCGCTTTTGCCCGCCACGGTAAAGCGGCGCGACTGCGCTTCCAGCCGGACGACCCGCTGATTGAACGCCCGTTGTTGTCACAAGGCTCTGCCTGGATCATTCGCCGTATTCTGGCCGGTGAAGCCCAGCCGCTGCCGGACGGCGCACTGCCGCAGATTGCGCCGCTGGCCTGGAAAACAGGGACCAGCTACGGCTACCGCGATGCCTGGGCAATTGGGGTAAACGCGCGCTATGTGATTGGCATCTGGACCGGAAGGCCGGATGGTACGCCCGTCGCCGGCCAGTTTGGTTTTGCGAGTGCCGTACCGCTGTTAAACCAGGTGAATAATCTGCTGCAGTCGCGCTCACCGGTAGATGAAGCTCGTCTGCCGCGCGACCCACGCCCGCAAAGCGTAGGGCGGGGAGTGATTTGCTGGCCGGGCGGCCAGTCTCTGCCGCAAGGGAGTAATAACTGTCGCCGTCGTTTGTCGACATGGCTGCTGGATGGCAGTGAACCTCCTACCCTGTTGTTGCCCGGGCAGGAAGGTATCCGCGGGATCCGTTTCCCCGTCTGGGTTGATAAAATGGGCAAACGCGTCGCCGCAGACTGCCCGAACGCCACTGAAAATGTGTTGGACGTCTGGCCGCTGCCGCTTGAACCCTGGCTTCCCCCAGCGGAAAAAAGGGCCGCCCGACTGCCTGCATCCTCCCGGGAATGTCCGCCGCTGGATAACAGCACTGGGGCCCCGCTGATGATTTCAGGTATAAGAGATGGGGCGATTATCAAACGTCTTCCGGGCGAGGCGAATATCACGCTTTCTCTGACCACCAGTGGAGGGGAAGGGCAACGATGGTGGTTTTTAAATGGCGAGCCATCAGAAAGCCGAAGCCCGAATTACTCACTGAAATTATATTCACCGGGCAAATATCAAGTGCTGGTGATGGATGAAGCGGGTCAAATGGCGACGGCGAATTTCGAATTAGGTCGGTAA
- a CDS encoding DMSO/selenate family reductase complex A subunit, whose translation MKKDKFREEGFIPGVSRRRFIQAGTALAALPFVVSTAKAKPDGADAPEAYHDEKVVQTCSTFDCGGKCDIRAHVTDGVVTRISTRPDNELDPHMPVMRACVRGRAYRKFVYHPDRLKYPMKRVGKRGEGKFERISWDEATTLIATQLKTITQKYGAASRYVHVGTAVSGGTFSGDKMVRRLLNLTGGYLESYHSVSMGNTAAATPYTYGTAASGSSLDTLLETKLVILWGHNPTETIFGHSNYFFQKMKQSGTRFIVVDPRYSDTVASLANQWIPLLPTTDNALMDAMMYVIVTENLHDREFIERFTLGFDEASMPAGVPANESLFAYLNGAKDGVAKTPEWAENITHVPAQTIRQLARDYATTKPAALIQGWGPQRHNCGERTARGSTLLATLTGNVGVKGGWAAGYGGAANRKFAVGPQMPENAVRAKISVMNWVQAADDASKVTPEMGLKDAGTLDTNIRILFSLAGNYLANQNPDLHQATRILEDESKIQFIVASDLFMTPSARYADLLLPETSFMERWNIGETWGTANYLILSEKLIEPEFERRSDYDWLRDVAAKLGIEQAFSEGRDEQAWIEHIWEQTRLAMPEENLPDFATLQKTRQHLFKSAPFVAFEDNIRDPQNHPFPTPSGKIEIFSQRLYDMRHPEIPALSHYVPAHEGPEDELAKSFPLQLITWKGKNRANSTQYANPWLIEAQQQKLWINPQDAQKRGITQGDAVRIHNARGVCEIPAEVTPRIIPGVVAMQAGAWWQPDEQGVDKGGCANVLSSARITALAKGNSHQTMLVEVAKA comes from the coding sequence ATGAAAAAAGACAAATTCAGGGAAGAGGGCTTCATCCCTGGCGTTTCACGACGGCGTTTTATCCAGGCAGGAACAGCTCTTGCCGCCCTTCCGTTTGTCGTGAGCACGGCAAAAGCAAAGCCGGATGGGGCAGACGCCCCAGAGGCTTACCACGATGAAAAAGTGGTTCAAACCTGCAGTACCTTTGACTGCGGTGGTAAATGTGACATCCGTGCTCACGTAACCGACGGCGTCGTTACCCGAATATCTACGCGTCCTGATAACGAACTGGATCCACACATGCCTGTTATGCGCGCCTGCGTGCGGGGACGTGCGTACAGAAAATTTGTTTATCATCCCGATCGTTTGAAATATCCCATGAAACGCGTGGGGAAACGTGGCGAGGGAAAATTTGAACGTATTTCCTGGGACGAAGCCACCACGCTTATTGCCACTCAATTAAAAACGATAACGCAAAAATACGGTGCCGCATCACGTTATGTCCACGTAGGCACGGCCGTTTCTGGTGGGACTTTTTCCGGTGACAAAATGGTTCGTCGGCTGCTCAACTTAACCGGCGGCTATCTTGAAAGTTATCACTCGGTGAGTATGGGCAACACGGCCGCAGCAACCCCTTATACCTACGGCACCGCCGCGAGCGGCAGTTCCCTGGATACCTTGCTGGAGACCAAACTGGTGATCCTGTGGGGGCACAATCCAACCGAAACCATTTTCGGCCACAGCAACTACTTCTTCCAGAAGATGAAGCAAAGCGGCACCCGCTTTATTGTGGTTGATCCGCGCTATTCGGATACGGTTGCATCCCTTGCCAACCAGTGGATCCCGTTACTACCAACCACCGATAACGCGCTGATGGATGCCATGATGTACGTGATCGTCACGGAAAATCTGCACGATCGCGAGTTTATCGAACGCTTTACCCTTGGCTTTGACGAAGCGTCCATGCCAGCTGGCGTTCCGGCGAATGAATCCTTGTTCGCCTATCTCAATGGCGCTAAGGATGGTGTGGCGAAGACGCCAGAGTGGGCAGAGAACATCACCCACGTGCCCGCGCAGACGATCCGCCAGCTGGCGCGCGACTATGCGACGACGAAACCTGCCGCATTGATCCAGGGCTGGGGCCCGCAGCGTCATAACTGCGGCGAACGCACCGCGCGCGGCTCTACGTTACTCGCTACGCTCACCGGTAACGTCGGGGTGAAAGGGGGCTGGGCGGCAGGCTATGGCGGGGCGGCTAACCGCAAATTCGCCGTAGGCCCGCAGATGCCTGAAAACGCGGTGAGAGCCAAAATATCGGTGATGAACTGGGTACAGGCCGCTGATGATGCCTCAAAGGTGACGCCGGAAATGGGGCTGAAGGATGCCGGGACGCTGGACACTAATATTCGCATCCTGTTCTCGCTGGCGGGTAATTATCTGGCGAACCAGAATCCCGATCTGCACCAGGCGACGCGCATTCTGGAAGATGAGTCGAAAATTCAGTTTATTGTCGCAAGCGATCTGTTCATGACCCCGAGTGCTCGCTACGCCGATCTTCTGCTGCCGGAAACCAGCTTTATGGAACGCTGGAACATCGGTGAAACATGGGGAACGGCAAATTATCTTATCTTATCTGAAAAGCTGATTGAGCCAGAATTCGAACGTCGTTCAGACTATGACTGGCTGCGGGACGTCGCCGCTAAGCTGGGTATTGAGCAAGCGTTCAGCGAGGGGCGCGACGAGCAGGCCTGGATTGAGCATATCTGGGAGCAGACGCGGCTGGCGATGCCGGAAGAAAACTTACCCGACTTCGCCACACTGCAAAAGACGCGTCAGCATCTGTTCAAAAGCGCGCCGTTTGTTGCCTTTGAGGACAATATCCGCGATCCGCAAAATCATCCGTTCCCGACACCGTCCGGGAAAATCGAGATCTTTTCTCAGCGCCTGTACGACATGCGTCATCCGGAGATCCCGGCCCTGTCGCACTATGTACCTGCCCATGAAGGGCCAGAGGATGAACTGGCGAAGAGCTTCCCGCTACAGTTGATCACCTGGAAAGGTAAAAACCGTGCTAACTCTACGCAATATGCCAACCCGTGGCTAATTGAGGCGCAGCAGCAAAAGCTGTGGATTAACCCCCAGGACGCGCAAAAGCGTGGCATTACCCAGGGCGATGCCGTACGTATCCACAATGCGCGCGGGGTATGCGAAATCCCGGCCGAAGTGACACCGCGCATTATTCCGGGCGTGGTGGCAATGCAGGCGGGCGCCTGGTGGCAACCGGACGAGCAGGGCGTGGATAAGGGCGGCTGTGCGAACGTGCTCAGTTCAGCCCGCATTACCGCGCTGGCGAAAGGGAATTCACATCAAACCATGCTGGTGGAGGTGGCAAAAGCATGA
- a CDS encoding DMSO/selenate family reductase complex B subunit, whose product MSQFKHYAPVSEKQLGFYIDSSRCSGCKACQVACKDKNNLDVGRRYRRVYEVNGGSFIPTGQGGVNNNVFAYTLSISCNHCADPICTKNCPTTAMHKRPGDGIVRVDTDKCVGCGYCAWSCPYGAPQLNAQTGQMSKCDFCVDLQARGEQPVCVATCPLEAIKFGPIDELRAKYGAVCDVKGLPDSSITQPNLAIKAHQGAEKEGSRHA is encoded by the coding sequence ATGAGTCAGTTCAAACATTATGCGCCAGTGAGCGAAAAACAGCTGGGCTTTTATATCGACTCTTCACGCTGCTCGGGCTGTAAAGCCTGCCAGGTGGCGTGCAAAGATAAAAACAATCTGGATGTCGGGCGACGTTACCGCCGGGTGTATGAAGTTAACGGCGGGAGTTTCATTCCAACCGGGCAGGGCGGTGTGAATAACAACGTTTTTGCCTACACGCTGTCAATCTCCTGTAACCATTGCGCGGACCCCATCTGTACCAAAAACTGCCCGACCACCGCCATGCACAAGCGGCCTGGGGACGGCATTGTTCGCGTCGACACGGATAAGTGTGTCGGCTGCGGTTACTGCGCATGGTCGTGCCCTTACGGCGCTCCTCAGCTTAATGCGCAAACCGGACAGATGTCGAAATGTGATTTTTGCGTAGACCTGCAGGCCAGAGGAGAACAGCCGGTCTGCGTAGCAACCTGCCCTCTGGAGGCGATTAAATTCGGTCCAATTGATGAACTGCGGGCGAAATACGGTGCGGTATGCGATGTGAAAGGCTTGCCTGATTCATCGATAACCCAACCGAATCTGGCGATCAAAGCGCATCAGGGTGCTGAGAAAGAGGGTAGCCGTCATGCATGA